The Vigna unguiculata cultivar IT97K-499-35 chromosome 6, ASM411807v1, whole genome shotgun sequence genome contains a region encoding:
- the LOC114187885 gene encoding serine hydroxymethyltransferase 3, chloroplastic, with protein MQACTMMGSLQQSVWTKGMNFPAKGYGSTYGFVPEVKFCNMKPCKASPVEGSLVTGKPSSLSYSVPEIGGDGSSFLDYGLTEADPEVRAIIDKEKDRQFKSLELIASENFTSRAVMEAVGSCLTNKYSEGLPGKRYYGGNEYIDELETLCQQRALAAFHVDGNKWGVNVQPLSGSPANFAVYTAVLKPHDRIMGLDLPHGGHLSHGFMTPKKRVSATSIYFESMPYRLDESTGLIDYDMLEKTAILFRPKLIIAGASAYPRDIDYPRMRKIADEVGAFLMMDMAHISGLVAASVLANPFDYCDIVTTTTHKSLRGPRGGMIFFKKDPVHGVDLEPAINNSVFPGLQGGPHNHTIGGLAVCLKYAQSPEFKNYQNQVVANCRALAQRLVEHGYKLVSGGSDNHLVLLDLRPSGLDGARVEKILDMASITLNKNSVPGDKSALVPGGIRIGAPAMTTRGLGEKEFALIADLIHEGVQISLEAKSLVSGTKLQEFLKFVSSSEFPLGEKVSELRRKVEALTTQYPIPGV; from the exons ATGCAAGCCTGTACAATGATGGGTTCTCTGCAACAATCAGTTTGGACTAAGGGGATGAATTTCCCTGCAAAGGGGTATGGCAGTACCTACGGGTTTGTACCTGAAGTGAAGTTTTGCAATATGAAGCCATGCAAAGCTTCTCCTGTTGAAGGGAGTTTAGTCACTGGGAAGCCGTCATCTCTGTCTTACTCTGTTCCTGAAATTGGAG GTGATGGAAGTAGCTTCCTGGACTATGGTTTGACTGAAGCCGATCCTGAGGTTCGTGCAATTATTGACAAGGAGAAGGACCGACAATTTAAAAGTCTTGAGCTTATTGCTTCTGAGAATTTTACATCTAGAGCTGTGATGGAAGCAGTTGGTTCATGCCTCACAAACAAGTATTCAGAAGGATTGCCAGGTAAAAG GTACTATGGTGGGAATGAGTACATTGACGAGCTCGAAACCCTATGCCAACAAAGGGCACTGGCTGCATTTCATGTAGATGGAAATAAATGGGGTGTTAATGTTCAACCGTTATCTGGATCCCCAGCTAATTTTGCAGTATACACTGCAGTTCTTAAACCACATGATCGAATTATG GGTTTGGACTTGCCTCATGGAGGACATTTGTCTCATGGATTCATGACGCCTAAAAAACGTGTATCTGCTActtcaatttattttgaatctATGCCTTATCGACTTGATGAATCAACAG GTCTAATTGATTATGATATGCTGGAGAAAACTGCTATCCTCTTCAGGCCAAAGCTGATCATTGCTGGGGCTAGTGCGTATCCTCGGGACATTGATTACCCTCGCATGAGAAAA ATTGCAGATGAAGTAGGTGCTTTTCTTATGATGGATATGGCTCATATAAGTGGGCTTGTCGCTGCATCTGTACTTGCTAATCCCTTTGACTATTGTGATATTGTGACCACCACAACCCACAAG TCTTTGAGGGGTCCAAGAGGTGGTATGATATTCTTCAAGAAAGATCCTGTGCATGGGGTTGATCTGGAGCCTGCCATTAACAATTCTGTTTTTCCCGGTCTACAG GGTGGTCCTCATAACCACACAATTGGAGGACTAGCAGTTTGCTTGAAGTATGCCCAGTCTCCAGAGTTTAAAAATTACCAGAATCAG GTGGTTGCTAACTGTAGAGCTCTTGCTCAGCGGTTAGTTGAGCATGGATATAAACTGGTTTCTGGTGGTAGTGACAATCACCTGGTTCTTCTTGATCTAAGGCCTTCT GGCCTTGATGGTGCTCGGGTGGAGAAAATTCTTGATATGGCTTCAATAACCCTCAACAAAAATTCAGTGCCTG GTGATAAGAGTGCCCTTGTTCCGGGAGGCATTCGCATTGGGGCACCTGCAATGACAACAAGAGGACTTGGTGAGAAAGAATTTGCACTTATTGCAGATTTAATTCACGAGGGTGTGCAAATAAGTCTTGAAGCCAAAAGTTTGGTCTCAGGAACGAAGCTCCAAGAGTTTTTGAAGTTTGTATCATCTTCTGAATTTCCTTTGGGAGAGAAGGTCTCAGAATTGCGGAGGAAAGTTGAAGCTCTTACTACTCAGTATCCGATACCCGGAGTCTAA